The Lepidochelys kempii isolate rLepKem1 chromosome 11, rLepKem1.hap2, whole genome shotgun sequence DNA segment tacccacaGTTTACTACAGTATTCCCATGCAAAAATCTGACTTAGAGGTAAAGTTGTTATACAAGTGTGTTTTCTTTCAGCGCAACCACTAAGAATCAAGGAAATCATCTGTTACAGCAGTGCTATTCTCCAGACCATCCTCAGCTTCATGTATTTACCGTCTAAACGCACTCAGCTTTCTCATGCTCCCTTTAGATTCCAACAAATAATCATACAATTCCTCACAGTTTTACATTCAAACATACAATCTGAACGTGACCTTTTTATATAAATTTTCCAAACTCTGTTTCTTCTAAAATAGAGTTGGCTGAAACTTGGGACTTCCAATTTGTGagaaattttgttttttggaaATTTGATTTCATTCAAAATCAGGCAACCCATGGAGCCAGCTGGTTTTCATGCTtgtggctgaggagctgggagctggaCTCTTCCATGCTCCCAGCTCCACAGAGGGGCTTCCATGCTCCCAGCCTAGAAACCTGGCATGGCAGGCCCGCGCTCAGAGCTACAGACTATGGATGCTCAGGCTCCCCAGAAAATTAACAACCAGCTCTAATCTAAAGATGTAATATAAGTATATTCAGCAATTCACTGTATGTATGAAAAAATAATTGGTGAAAAATCTTCTATAATGTCAGGTGGGAATACATACATAATATACATCTCTGAGTGAAGACCTCATGGGAGCAAAATGGCAGCTGTTTTTGAAGCCTTAGcctttgttttatatgtataaatACTTTCAAATATCTGTAAATGCTTGGGCTGATAACTTTCAGATTTTTGTGCCTTAGCTAGATTTCTTTTTTATTACTACTAAGAAGACCATTAACTATAACCTGCAGAACTCAGACGTTTTCTAAATTGCTCTGATGATGAGATAAAtaattcttctctttttttttctatcTGTATCTTCAGTTGACAAAGCTTCTGAAGTATTTAAGTATAGACCGGTTGAGAGGCCTTTCCTGGAAAGCCTGAATCTAAAGTACACAGATATTTAAAACTGAAGCATTGATAGCTTTTTATTTGTGTATAACTAAAGCTCATCCAGTGAAAGTGAAGATGAAAACCCTGAAGCACAGCCATTGTCTACTGTCCGTCCCGAAGAGATCCCTCCAGTACCAGAAAACAGGTTCCTCATGAGAAAAAGTCCTCCTAAAAtagatgaaaaagaaaaagaaaggaagagtagggagaaggaaagagagaggtaAGCTTACATGTGTTTTGAGTGGGACTGCACACTGACAATGGTGTGATCAAGTCAGTACTTTTAGATTCATAGGTCAAGTCCAGGTTTCCCATGTGTTGCTTAACCACTAGCACGTTATGAGCAGTGGCACTTCAGATTTCATTAAATGTGCTTGTTTGTAAGGGTGAATAGTGTGGATATTACAATGATACATTTTAAGGGAATTTTACAAGGAAAATAATGTAAGAAGGAATATAGAAAATTTAAGCCTGACTTACAAATACAGTTTCCACTTGAGatggctggctctggggactTACAATCAGTATATGGAGCTTTTCACTTCAAGTGTAGATCACTGCTTTAGTATCAAGTGTTGTATGCAGcatagttgtagccgtgttggtcccaggaaattagagagacaaggtgggtgaggtaatatcttttattggatcagcttctgttggtgagagagagaagctttcgtgCCACACACAGTTCTTGagacctttcccagatctgagggAGAGCTCTGTATGGCCCCCTGCTTCTCTctgcaacagaagttggtccagtaaaaaatacTACCTCACATGCCTTGACTCATTAGTATCCAGTGGAAATTCAGCACCATATTACAGTTTAGTGGCTCATATGAAATATTATGTTTCTCAATCCAGTTTGTGATGAACCACCTTAAATTGGACACTGATTCTTTCTGCCATACCTCATTAGACCAATAGTTAATCTTCTCTAGTATCTTATTACTGACTATAGCCACTACAGAAATTTCTGAGACAAGTACAAGAAACATTATAATGGATAGTTATGAAATAAACTGTCCATATAGGAAATGTATTCCTGACCACATGCAGTTAGTGGTTTACTTATGCCCTGGAGTGTAGAGATTTATATTCCCTGTACTACACAAGATAAAAAGTATATCTGTTGTTCTTGATATATGTGTATAATTCTCTTACTGTGCTCTTGGCCTCAATGTTATCTTGTGGGAGGGAGTTCCATTGGACCAGGCAGATGAATCTCAGCATTCTAAGTTCTCTCTCCAGATCAAGGCTGGAGCACACTGGTCAGTTAGTGTAGTCAGTCTCGTACAGCACAAGCCATGATGGTACAATACCTATCCTGAGGCTAAACAGAGTTGTTCACTCCTTATGGCTGTCCCTGGAACATTTCACAAGCTGTAATTCCTctgcaaattattatttatttttgcagcacCCAAAAGAGTGCTTAGACTCCTCGGAGAAACATTTAAAGAGACCAGGTGCCTATGCTTAAGAATTAGACAGGACAAATTTAGGCAGAATGAACGATAGGGATGAGGAAGGGCCAGGCTTATATTATGATGACACAGTGACTTTGTTTTGGCATGTACATGTATTGAGATGTTCCTATGCCAAGTTTTTTCCAAAAATCTGTAAGGGAACACTTATTCTCCCATCTGCCcctaaaaggattttttaaactttgtatGCTTTTTTATATACTATGAATAGGATGATAATATTTAAAGTAGTGAAGTGATGACCATTAGTTATTATCTGAATTGGCTGGAGAGTGATAATTAATCTTTGTTTTCATTTGGGCTGACTTCTTTTAATTTGCGAAAGAACCAATCCAAAATAGTAGTGGAGTCTGTCTCAATGATCTTTTCCTGTCTTTCTCCCgccacaatttttaaaacaatgtaatagaCAGCATCAGTTCTCTTCTATTTTAGTAATCCATCAAATTCCCAGTCGTCATACCAGAGAAGGCTTTTAGTGACCAGATCTGGaaggaaaataaaaggaagaGGACCAAGGGTAAGtgtaaacaaagaaacaaaaccaaaaaaaaaccccaaccttggTATGTGGTGGTGATTTGCACTTTTATAGCACATATCATCTGAGGATCGCAAGGCAATTTCACATCCCTCTTGGGAAAGAGGAAGAGTGggattatgcccattttacagattggcaaAGTAAGGCATTGAGGTTAAGTGATTTAATCATATAGTGAGACACTaatagagttgggaatagaacccagcagtTCTGACTCAAATCCTCCTGGTCTGTGCACTAGCTATTGCttactaaatacatttaaaagaaaattgtttttaatgttgaAGTTTTTAGAAGAAAACTACATCTGTTTTGCTGAAATTACCTGAAAGTTCAAAATCATGAGTTGTTAATCATTTGGAATAAACTGTAAAATCTTAAATACCACTGGCAAAATCTGAGTTTATTGCCAGTGGTCCCATGAAAAAGTAACATTAATTTGTTATGCTTAGTGTTGAAGTCTGGTGGAAGAGATTGGTTAAGCATTTTCCAAATTGCTTTAATATTGGTTTGAGATATAGTGTCTTGTTGTAATAGGTCCCCTATGCTGAATTTCATACCTGGATGCATGACAGGTGAAATTGTGTGTAGCTCAAAGCTCTGAGTTGTTGAGCTACCAACTGGTAGGAAGTGCATGCCTTCCTGCTTGATTGTTCCAGTGTCCAGCAATGCCACTCCTCTGCTCATTTAGAAATCCACTTTTGATATATATAAAAGTAGCAAAGCCCAAACAATCCCCAACTCTGAGGGAAAAGGCAGTGGTAATCTTCTTATCTGTATAAATCTTCAGAAAACAGTAAGCAGTTTTCTTCAAAGGATCCAGTGTACAACAAAATTCTACTTTATAGAGAACAGAAAACTCTAAGAATGTATCGAAcagtttttaatattaaaaaaatcccaaagttACTGACAGGCACCAGCAGAAAATATGGCTCAGAAAAACAACCTAGTTCCATCAAGTGATGACATGTCAGGTGCCAGAGGTTTGAGAGTCAGGATAGGAATCTGTAATAACAATAATCCTAAATAACAAAATTCCaagtaaattattttttcatgattAAATTTTAATAAAGTCCACTCAAGTTAGATTGTTAAATCAGGTTGGCGGTTTCTGTTGTACTCTATACTGTGACACTGAGGCAGCATCTATACTAGGGGAAATGCAGAAAAAACATTCCCACTGATACTAATCCTAGATCAGCTGGGTTTGTGGGAGCTCAAATGTAGATTCATCATCAATGGCTGAATCCATTTTTATCATCATTTCAGCTGAAAGCAAGCCTAACTGAAATTATGGTAAAAAGCAGACCAGAACCTGAGACCTTATCCACTTAATGGTACGTTGGGATGGCTTTTGAGACCTTATCCACTCAGTAGCCCCCAAGATCCTATCCACTTGGGTCCCATGAACTCAGCTCAACTCTGAACTCTTCCTTGAGGTTTCTTCTTGATTGGCGTACAATCAAACTACACTGGAATTGATCAGGCTCAAGTGTAGGGGATGGGTACAGAGCATATCACACATCTAAATTCACAGCAAACCTCTTCTTTTGTATAAATTTACACATTACATTGTgtttactatacattgcatccATGCGTTTTGGGATTGGTTTGGTTCCTACAAAGTGACTAATCTCTGTACAGCATGTTCTGCCCATGCATGacttactctttacctcatcttatgTTCCAGGCTTATCTTGGCCATTTTAAATGGTTTCCTGAGTGTTGCCCCTTATCTTTGCTAGTACAAACATTCTATCTGTTCGCCTACTGACCCATTTACCTATCTTAGCTAGTACAaacattctgtttccagcctgctgatcCACTCACCTCCCTAATTCTGTCTTtcaagaaatgaggcctcacccatgtccagttactcatgtcaagccaggcctacaatGATGAACATTTGCAATAGCCCTTAAATGTTAAAGCTAATGGTGAAAATTTTGTAAAGTATTGCTCTGGTGATGCTTAGCAAAATGTTATGGGAGTTTTCATTGCAGGACAAGGCTGAGCAGCATTCATCCTGATGAAGAAAATTCTTTAAACTTGATATAATATCTCAAAGATTTTCAGGTTCAAGCCCAACCATTCTTTTTCAAACAATAATACCTGGCTCTTACATAAAACTCATTTAAGGTCTTTTGGAATTTCTGAGATTGCTGTGTGGATATATGATCAACCATTTGGGGTATCCATTTTAACTgaatataaaatgtaagtgtattatttttgtatttctatagtgcctaggagccctagtcattcAGTACATAATTTTCAAgtgcttgtgtgtttgtttgtttccaaatATGGCTCAGATTCCATTCCTTCCAGAACCACCTATATGCTgcatatatatttgaaaataaagccACTTTTGAGTTACTTGAATGCAATAAACCAGATtcaaaatttttaataaaaaatgcccCCAAAACCCCTCCCTTACTCTCTCCACGCCCTGCACTCTCAACTCCAAAACGGCATTTTGCTCAAACTTGCAAAGAAAGCTGCTTCTTGGCCCAGAGAGTAAGCATAAGAAAcgtatgggggaaaaaaaattttttgagGAAGCAATTAGTGAGTGAAAATGGGGATTAAAAATGACATGGTTCTTTAACCTTTTACGTTAGTGAGAGGCTTAATAAAGTGCTGGCAGGCTAAACTGATTCTCAGGAGGGAAATATTCTAGTTTATAAAGGCTGGTAGATTTGCACCAAGATACTTTGCATATCAGAATTCAATAGCAAATGCAACAAAAAATGAGCTTATGAGACTGCGTTGCAAGTTTTTATATTTCTTCACtaacttttttttccagataatgTTATACAGGTGTTAACCTTTATTTTCAGTGCTTTTACTATGAAGTTTGACTGCAGTCCAGAGGTGAGATTCTCCCCTACTTGCTGGTAAAGGGGCCGGAGCAATGTAAACTGGCTCTAAAAGCCCTGGATCCAGTCAAGGGTAACTGAGGAAGACAGCTGCAGACTATCTTCTGTGGATTCCCCCCACCCTAAACCCTAGtagtggggatgggaggggcatGTCAGATATAGGGGAGTCCTCGTAGCCTGAGACAGCTATCTGAATTGTCAGTTACTATAAGTTGTGGAGCAGTCCATTGGCAGACTGTGGGAGGAATGTTGTAAATTATACCAGCTTTCAGAATTGATTTATGCTAGCAGCCAGTCTGGCCCTCAGAGCAGCCCAGAACGTAAGTGCTGTAAAGATGACATAAATCCACTTTTGCTCCTTTTTCTGCTGGGCTGAGTTCTGTGCTGCATTTCTGGTAGGAGCAACTCAGAATCTCACCCCAGATGTATGAGAAATCTTGCATACTGTGGAATGTTAAACTCTGTTGTATCTAACattctttctttttcccttctcAAGCGCTATCGGACGCCTTCCAGATCCAGGTCAAGGGATCGCTTCAGACGCAGTGAGACTCCTCCACATTGGAGGCAGGAAATGCAAAGAGCTCAAAGAATGAGAGTTTCCAGTGGAGAAAGATGGATAAAGGGAGACAAGTAAGACACTGCTTTTTTCCTATATACATTGGAATTTCTGTCTAGAATACGGTGGTGCCTTTTTGATCTGTTGTATCACAGTGAATTTTTTTTAGTCTCAGAATATGTGGTTTTGGCTTAGTTATCTCTTTCCTATCTTTGCTTTATCCCTTTTAAAGCACCCCTCTTTATGGTTATGGTAACTGTGTAGCCATTAATGTAGATGTCATAATACAAATTAAACTTAATGTGATGATTAACAGTTTCAGTAGTGAAGTTACTTCTTACTTTTCTTTAgttcaaaagattttaaaataaatattttctttctccaaGGGGTGAAGTAAATGAAAACAAGAAAGATGCTCAAAAAAGCCCTgggagaggaaaagagagaaaagtaTCAGACCACAGACAAGTCTCTGAGAGTCCAAACAGAAGAGGGGAAAAGGAGAAGAAGACAAAAGACCACAAATCCAGTAGTAAAGACAGGGAGACAAGGAGGAATTCAGAAAAAGACGATAAGCATAATAAAAGCAAGGCCAAGAAAAGAGCTAAATCTAAAAGCCGGAGCAAAAGCAAAGAGAAATCAAAGAGCAGAGAAAGAGACTCTAAGCACAACAGACATGAAGAAAAGAGAGTGAGGTCAAGAAGCAGGGAGAGGGATCATGAGAGAGGTAAAGACAAGCACTATGATTCTAGAGGGAGAGCTAAAGAAAGGAGCAGAAGTAAGGAGAGGTGTAAAAGTGCAGGATCAAAAAGTAATGAACAAGATCACAGTAAAAGCAAAGATAGGGAGAAACATGCTAAGTCAAGGAGCAAAGAACGTGAGCAGACTAAAGGAAAACATAGTTCCAATAATAAGGCAAGAGAACGGAGCAGAAGCAGAGACAAGGGGAAGAGAGCCAGATCTAGAAGTAAAGACAGAGACCGGAGTAGAAGTAAAGAGCATTCAAAAAATGAagataaagaagcaaaaagaaaaggaagatcaAGAAGTAGAGAGAGAAAAGGCACACCAGAAAAATCTAAAGGAAAAGAGACTAAGAGGAGGAGAGACTCAAGGAGCCATGAAAGAGAAGAAAGTCAAAGCAGAAACAAAGAGAAGTATCTGAACAGAGAAAGCAGAAGTTCACATAAGAAAAATGACGCTGAAAGCCAAAGGAAGAAGCGTTCAAAAAGCCATGAAAGTAGTAGCCCTGAGACCAATAAAGATAAAAAGGCTAGTAGAGATCAGGATAAAAGTCCAGACTCAAAGAGAAGACAAAGCAGTAAGGATAGAGAATTTAAAAAATCGTCTACGCACAGGAGTAGGGAAAAAGAGAAGACTAGATCCTCATTAGAAAAAGAAATTAACCAAAAATCAAAGAGTCAGGAAAGAGACCATGCCGATCGTAAGGATAAAAAGTCTGATCACGAATCAAGTCCTGGAACAGATGAAGACAGACGTGGATGAGCTATGGACTTGTTGTTTCCATTCTGTCTCAAAGTTTGAGACATTTTGGggaacaccttttttttttaatgtggactTCAGTTTGGTCTTTTGATAATCTAAAACCTGGATCATTTGTACTGCGAAAGTTTTAATAAACTTGAAATGAGAAACATTTTATGTGTAATACAGTGTGCTGTGTTTTAACTGTTTCATTGCTTGTGTATCCTTTTTGTGTGTTGACAGCCAGGGGAATACCTTCTGTGttgcatatacatttttaatttataaacttGTTTGGCCCATTGCAAACATATGACTGTCTTGTAAAGAGGCTTTTTttggttgggggcagggagaagcttcaaatatattaaatgtCCTTTGAAGCTATTAGAACTCTGCCAAGCTGTGTCTGTCACTACAATGTAATTATATTCCTAATACAGTAGTTAAAAAGCCTAAGGAATGGATGTGTGGGGGACAGAGATTTTGTAATCACAAAGTGAAATAGTTTCATTGAGCCTCCTCTCTGCCTGAACTGCTGTCATGTACTGTTGATCAGTATAACAGTAGAATTCATTTCTTCTGTGGGGCAGCCATCTGCACTTGGGACCCATCTCTTTGGGAGAAATAATATTTTCATAgaaagctttttttgttttttgtttttttttacaaaaaggcTAATCATTCAATGTGAGTTTTTGTAATGttcctttttctgtttcctgCTTCCCTGGTCGCAGTTTGTCTTTGAGTGCCACCTTATTTTTAACTTGCCTACTGTGGAAAACCCAACTTCGGATGCAGCAGCTAAATTTTTGAGGAAAGTCCTTTCCTTATCCAGTTTAATTGCTGGTTAATTGATTCACAGAGAGCGAGTGATTCCCCAGAATTCATACTATGACTGGATTTGCACCTGGGAACTCCTGGTTCCTAATTATGTTTAGTAACCACTGCCTCATTAAAAATCGAATAGAAGAGCAGAGCTGTTTGTTAGGGACTGACCATAGTTTAGCATAGTGAGCAGTGATGAGTCATCTTGGTTTCTGTAGCCTAAAAGCATATTGGAGGGTCAGCAAATCGATGCACTCCTAAAGAAGTGCCACCACACTACTGTAATGCTACTATTGTGTTATGAGAACAGTAATAACTTGCTATTTTATTATTGGATTTGGGCAAATCTCAATATTGAGTTGACTATGACATTGATGCCTGATACCACTGCATTGTTACAGGTCTGTCAGGCATTTTCATTATACAACAGACCCCCTCATTCTGAACATGTGCATTGTTGTTAAAACTTGCCTGAATTCAGTGTAGTGATATCCAGAAAATTAAGGAAGGAACAAATAATTACTTGTTttaaggggcaggggaggagatgggggaatGCAGGATGTTGGTAAACCATGTGGACTGGCCTGTGGGTGAATAAAACTacaaagttgtttgtttgtttttttaaattagaaaagtaACTGGAGCTCCTGTGAACTATTTTTCATAATGTTTTTAATACACATTTTGCATGTGGTGTTCTTAATGCAGAATGGGTAAGAATGCCACACAAGCCCATtaaagggtgtgaaaaaaactgCTGCTTAGGAGGGGTTGTGATAATAATGAAAGATCCATAAGAGATTCTTTGTCATTGGATTGGACATGAAACAACTATGAACCCAGTACCGTGTCTGTAAAGTTACAGAACTGCATCTGATCCAATCACATTGTTTTGGGGGTGACActaaacaaaagcaaagaaattaaaGTTAAGAGCACTATCAGGTTACTTTGGGCCCAGCCTACCTTGACATATTTATAATTGAGTAGGGATACAGTGTGCTCCAGAGTCTCTCTAATTTAAAAAAGGCAGTTAATTGGAggattttttcattatttttgtagggcctctgtacaaataaataaataattgttcTGCCTCTGCTGGTTCTTCAGCAACAATTAACCAGCAAGCGGTATTTGCATTGCTATGCATATGCCTGCTGCCATCACTGAAGCTTGTATAAAATCAAAGTAGCAAACTAATAAGTAGCTATGTTGGCTCCTGCTGCATAGGAATTCAGCGGGGAAAACTGCCCAATATGTGTGGTGGGGATAAAAGACAATCAGTAGAAAATAATTTTCAAGGTTAAGACTATGTTGCAATCAAAGACTAAAGAAAGTGTTAACGTGTATATttaagaagtatttccttttaaaatggaattcTTATTGGATAGAGGGGTGAAAAATAAGTCCTCCAATTGCTATTTCAGTATAGTTTTGGGAAAGATAAGTTTGTATGGTCTGTTTATTTAAgaagttaaaatatattttataccaTTTCATATATTGCCTCCCTTGTTTTGTTGCAAAAAATTATTATAATAGTTTTTTATGTTCTTATACTTTCTTTGTAGCTGATTTAAATCCAGTTGAGGAGATAGCACCATAGATCAGTCACTGATTAATGCAATAGAATTTTGTAGTATAGGGAATTAGGCGGTACAGTTTTAACTACACATGGTGGGATCTTCAGAAGCACTTGATGTTGGCCTACCTCTGCTCATGCTAAAATTGATGGTAAATTGGGCAAAGGctgattgcttttgaaaatcctacccacaGTTGCTTAGACAGGGAACTGAAAtatgataaatattttatttcaggtaATTTAAACAATGCTTGTGGTCTATCCAGCATGGAAAGCATATTGTACACTGTAATGGGAAAAGCTGTTTTTCTAACTAATCTCCCAAAATTGGTCCACTCAAGAGTCTTTATGTGCCACGGTGCAAGAAAAAACAGTAAGGACAGGGAGAGAGTGTGGTACTGTCCTTGTTAAGGatattcatttcatttttatcaaAGCCGTCTTGTGATGCATTAAGTGCACATGCTGATAAAGTGGATTTCCAAACCCTGACAAAAGAGTGCACGGCTAATCTAATGACCTGTAATGATTACTGATTTTATAATATGGAATTGAATGCTATGTGCAATGTGATTGAAGAATCGAATTATTGTTTCTTTGCAAATTTTATCAGAACAAGCCCAAATTTGTTGTTGGGTATTCCTGAAGCCATCATTAACCTAGAAGTACAGACTCTTCCTTGAAGATGGATGTACTGTGCAATTTTTCAAAAGCCATTTCCTTTCAAAGACATGTTGCCGTATTctaattttttggtttttacaTAAGAGTAACCACAGTGTTAGTGTTTAAAAAGGCCCTGGGTCAAGTTTCCCTCTTCCAATCCATCTAATTATCAACATTACCTTGTAAAAGGTCATTTTCTATTAGAATTGTCACACTATGGACTCCTTATGACATTAATTCTCCATTGGATGGCTTCAGGTATTTACTGATGACCATCCCAGAGGGATGTCTAGTTTATAAatgcggcaaagagtcctgtggcaccttatagactaacagacatattggagcataagcttccatgggtgaatacccactttgttggatgcatgacgaagtgggtgttcacccacaaaagcttatgctccaatgtgtctgttagtttataaggtgccacaggactttttgccgcttttacagatccagactaacccGGTTACCCCTCTGATAGTTTATAAATATTACTCAGTCTTGCAAATAGACTTCAACATAATATAAACCTTAATTGTGGTTTGTTTCTGTTCTCTCATCTTACACTCCTTTCCTAGAATAGTTGCTATATTAAGGGGACAAAATATCTCTGCTGGACACACCTTCCAGGTGTGCATTTGATTTACTGCTTAGGTTACTGGCAGAAGAATATTTATTACTGAATTTTAGTAAGACTCCTGTTATGCTATAAACCCTCAGAAGAAACATACTGTACGTTATCCGATATATATCTTTCTAAATTGCCTTCCATTCTTGTCTATAGTATTTGGAAGAAGTCTGTATGAGAAAAGAGCTGGATATTTGTTTTTCTACATGTGTGATGTGAATTAATTTCTAATGTCTGCTTAATTTCCAGGAGGAAATGAGAACACACAAAACTTCACACTTTCGTAATCCCTAAAGTCACTGTAGTGTAAATTTTAAGAAACATTACACATTCTTTCACATGATTCTCTGGAACAATACTTCATTTAGAATCATTTATCCAAGAAATTTAAATCCTACCCAGATGTCTGCAAACTAACTGCATTTTGCAGAATTTAGATTCCAAACCCTTAAGTCTGCTTGTGTAAGCATTGTATGGTAAATGAAACCTTTGATGTGTTCAGTTTTTGGAACTGTCACCTCTTGAATGTAGATTTCTATTTGATGTAAATTTTACCCCTTACCATTCAGAACAATTAAAATCCCAAAGTAGGTGGGAGTACCAAATTAGCAAAATgacactgtttttctttttcgTTAAGGAACACAATGcttaaacaagaaaacaaaacaaaaacaaaaaactccaagCTCTGAtctccaaaataaaatttaatgttcactgtgaaatttcagggaAGAGGCAGCAATGACAAAAGATAATCAAATGGTAAGTTTGGGCATTTTAAAGTCAATTCAAAGGGAAAGTATAAGTAACAGGATTGTATGTCTTGTTTTGATAAATCAAGCTGAAGTAGTACCCGCAAGGTGCTCCTATGAGCA contains these protein-coding regions:
- the PPIG gene encoding peptidyl-prolyl cis-trans isomerase G isoform X1, with protein sequence MGIKVQRPRCFFDIAINNVPAGRVVFELFSDVCPKTCENFRCLCTGEKGTGKSTQKPLHYKSCLFHRVVKDFMIQGGDFSEGNGRGGESIYGGFFEDESFAVKHNKEFLLSMANRGKDTNGSQFFITTKPTPHLDGLHVVFGQVITGQEVVREIENQKTDASSKPYAEVRILSCGELIPKSKAKKEERKRHKSSSSSSDSESSSDSKSSSDSSSDSESASEEKPKKRKKKHKKNSRKHKKEKKKRKKSKKSSSSESEDENPEAQPLSTVRPEEIPPVPENRFLMRKSPPKIDEKEKERKSREKERESNPSNSQSSYQRRLLVTRSGRKIKGRGPRRYRTPSRSRSRDRFRRSETPPHWRQEMQRAQRMRVSSGERWIKGDKGEVNENKKDAQKSPGRGKERKVSDHRQVSESPNRRGEKEKKTKDHKSSSKDRETRRNSEKDDKHNKSKAKKRAKSKSRSKSKEKSKSRERDSKHNRHEEKRVRSRSRERDHERGKDKHYDSRGRAKERSRSKERCKSAGSKSNEQDHSKSKDREKHAKSRSKEREQTKGKHSSNNKARERSRSRDKGKRARSRSKDRDRSRSKEHSKNEDKEAKRKGRSRSRERKGTPEKSKGKETKRRRDSRSHEREESQSRNKEKYLNRESRSSHKKNDAESQRKKRSKSHESSSPETNKDKKASRDQDKSPDSKRRQSSKDREFKKSSTHRSREKEKTRSSLEKEINQKSKSQERDHADRKDKKSDHESSPGTDEDRRG
- the PPIG gene encoding peptidyl-prolyl cis-trans isomerase G isoform X2, translated to MVRKRPGNPDVRTSTWEVSGTEYYWCSWRTSSSREASNSGAMQCFTAGSKREHVLSKKEERKRHKSSSSSSDSESSSDSKSSSDSSSDSESASEEKPKKRKKKHKKNSRKHKKEKKKRKKSKKSSSSESEDENPEAQPLSTVRPEEIPPVPENRFLMRKSPPKIDEKEKERKSREKERESNPSNSQSSYQRRLLVTRSGRKIKGRGPRRYRTPSRSRSRDRFRRSETPPHWRQEMQRAQRMRVSSGERWIKGDKGEVNENKKDAQKSPGRGKERKVSDHRQVSESPNRRGEKEKKTKDHKSSSKDRETRRNSEKDDKHNKSKAKKRAKSKSRSKSKEKSKSRERDSKHNRHEEKRVRSRSRERDHERGKDKHYDSRGRAKERSRSKERCKSAGSKSNEQDHSKSKDREKHAKSRSKEREQTKGKHSSNNKARERSRSRDKGKRARSRSKDRDRSRSKEHSKNEDKEAKRKGRSRSRERKGTPEKSKGKETKRRRDSRSHEREESQSRNKEKYLNRESRSSHKKNDAESQRKKRSKSHESSSPETNKDKKASRDQDKSPDSKRRQSSKDREFKKSSTHRSREKEKTRSSLEKEINQKSKSQERDHADRKDKKSDHESSPGTDEDRRG